One Immundisolibacter sp. DNA window includes the following coding sequences:
- a CDS encoding type II toxin-antitoxin system Phd/YefM family antitoxin — protein MNISAAEFKAKCLKLLDKVAATHEPLVITKRGRPVAKLVPIEQQALAPLFGYMKGTVTLSGDIVASQQEPWSAETGDEDDLYADLMPVK, from the coding sequence ATGAATATCAGCGCTGCCGAATTCAAGGCCAAATGCCTGAAACTGCTAGACAAGGTCGCCGCAACTCACGAACCCCTGGTCATTACCAAACGGGGCAGGCCGGTCGCCAAACTGGTGCCGATCGAACAGCAAGCGCTGGCGCCGCTGTTCGGTTACATGAAAGGTACGGTCACCCTCTCGGGCGACATCGTCGCCTCCCAGCAAGAGCCGTGGTCCGCGGAAACCGGCGACGAAGATGACCTCTACGCCGATCTGATGCCCGTCAAATGA
- a CDS encoding type II toxin-antitoxin system VapC family toxin, translating to MNGLLLDTHVWLWVAEGIAGRMSAPTLRLIEQARNDRRVWVSSISVWEIGMLYAKEKVRLSAPLRVWIERATTPEGLSVLPLDTQTALESTQLPGTPRGDPADRFLIAAARSNDLRLVTADTKLLDYGQSGFLRVLAA from the coding sequence ATGAACGGGTTGCTGCTCGACACGCATGTCTGGTTATGGGTTGCCGAGGGCATTGCCGGTCGCATGAGTGCGCCGACGCTACGACTCATCGAGCAAGCGAGAAATGATCGCCGCGTCTGGGTTTCGTCCATCAGCGTGTGGGAAATCGGGATGCTGTACGCCAAGGAAAAAGTCCGCCTGTCTGCTCCGTTGCGTGTTTGGATCGAGCGGGCCACCACCCCGGAGGGTTTGAGCGTGCTACCACTCGATACGCAAACTGCCCTGGAGAGCACACAACTTCCCGGCACGCCACGCGGTGATCCTGCTGATCGATTTCTGATCGCGGCCGCGCGCAGCAATGACCTCAGGCTGGTAACCGCCGACACCAAGCTCCTCGACTACGGGCAATCAGGTTTTCTCAGGGTTCTGGCTGCGTGA